The Megalobrama amblycephala isolate DHTTF-2021 linkage group LG1, ASM1881202v1, whole genome shotgun sequence genome segment tttaagtaacttttttaaagGTACTCTTAACCTTACTGGTGTGCATTTTGAGACAAACCAATGAcggtgacatattttaagatataacTAGGCCTTCCCTGAAGTAGACAtcgtctggaggggagcatatgttgcacttaaacctttatatacctttcagcattcatattgccttccaaaacatgcaagctgcccataccgtttgcacttatgcaccccatATTTCAACATCAAGGTCAAATTTCAGGGCATGACAGCGCTTTtagaccatgttcacatatggcctttttgcatgatagagctttagttggcatctgcagatggcacagcggattgtgtttactgacaATGGTATcaggaagtattcctgggcccatttagtaatgtcattgacacaatcatgccgatgagtgatgcagtgtcgtctgagggcccgaagaccacagGCATCCAATAAATATCTTCAGCCTTgtcccttatgcacagagatttctccagtttctctgaatcttttgatgatgttatgcactgtagatgatgagatttgcaaagcctttgcaatttgacattgaggaacattgacactctttcacagattgcccatctttacttctgagagactctgcctctctaaagCCCTGGATACAATGCACAATTTTAGcaatcctataagatcattacTTTATCGCACTATGCAACATGGATCTATTAAACTTGGGTACGACATGCATGTAGACTGTACAATAATGACACCTATTGACTCGTAGGCTTCGATGCAAGTTTCTATAGAAGAATACAACATCATCAGCATGCGCTAGTGGTAAACAAAAGGCCTTGCTGAATCATACTTTGGCAGTTGTAGTTTTTATATAggctgaaaaaaatgaaacggCGAAATAAGAAGGGAAAAGAGCTTGAGGTaagcagttttaagttttagcgcCATGTCGCGTTGATTTCATGTCaaatttttattggctggtcAGTAGACGTAGGTTGTTGCAGCAAACACACCGTGTGTtgatcatgctgaatttctgacactTACAGAAAATTATcgtaggctatctttggtcACAAGACCAGGAAAACGGCCAtctttgaacctctctcactATACAAAAAAGGACCACTGATTAAGAGCCACGATAACAGAAATCGCCACGATTGTTTCACAATGACAATCTTTCGTCTGGGACAGCCAAAAATCGTGCAGTGAATCCTGGGcttaagacatcccttttataactaatcatgttacagacctgatttTAGTTAACTTAAtaagttgctagatgttctcccaggtgaatcttttcaaaatttcttgcttttttagccatttgttgcccccgtgccaactattttgagacctgtagcaggcatcaaaatTTAAATGAGATCATTTAGTGGATacaagtgtaaaatttctcagtttaaacatttgttatgttatctatgttctttTGTGAATACAATAtttgctcatgtgatttgaacatcttttatttttatttctattcaaatttaaaaagtgTCCTAACCCAGAATTCGGGTTGCATGTCAGTAAAAGttacttaaattaaaataatttctatagataagactcttattcctcatctgggatcatgtacagccattgaagctgcactgaaacatttgagtgaagtccactatatggagaaaaatgcAGGTTACAGTGCAGGTTTGAAAACATCTGTAAACATTTAATCACATGAAGCTCTTTCTTCTTTGAGTTCAGTCAATCACAGTGAACTGCAGATATTATTATAGAAGTTTCATTAGAACGCAGACTGTACTGGACattcatttgaatattttttgagcaaaaaaaaaaaaatctttagcaCATTGACAAATTTAATTAGAGTTACTTTTTCTACATAGTTCTTGATCCCCTGTACTCCATCTCATAATGTCTTCACAGAGGAATCAATTATGTCTAGGGACTGATTTTAAAAGTAAAGTCACTGCAAAGCACTGATGTGAGAAAGACAGTGATGATGTACCTTTAGTTTCTGGTGTGTTTATAGTTGAAGAATCCTGAGAGTTTGTGATCTGGACTGGAATCACTGCTGTCGTTGAATCATCTTGAGCtgttaaaaaattatgtttattcAGATGATTCATACCTGTAGATTACAatcatattaataatttaatacacaagaTAACTCTAGCATTATCTATCATTATATATAGTGTGTCTAACGGAGAGTCTTCCAGAACTTATTCATGAGATTCTTTTCTCACCTGAATACTTGACAGTGTATCTGGCTGAGGTCTTGACTTGATTTCTGAGAGTAAGCTGACATCTCCACTCTCTGTTGTCAtcttcattcaggagtgttgtaGTCAGAGTGATGATACAGTGATCTGATGATATCTGATATCTGGAGTCTGTCTTCAGATCAACACCAGCCTGATTCACCCACAACAGCTGAAGTCCCTCAGAATGGACCAAATCATCACAGGATAATCTAGCATATAACtgacaggagagagtcacagagCGGCCTGGTCTGATCTCAGTctgtgaggatgatgatgaggaaACTGAACAAGACATAAATCACAAGACACAAATCATGCTTCAATAATCATAAGACTTTAAACCAAGAATTTgccactttttaaaatgatcataTAGTCATAAAATTACCATGAAGAACATGGAGATAAACACGTGCATCAGTTCCTTGTTGTTTGTCATTCACATATTGTCGGCAACTGTAAGATCCAGAATCTTCTTTTGGGAcatttgtgatgttcagagagcaGTCAGACCCCAGACTCAGTCTCTCATGACTCTCTGTGACTTTATTCTTTATCCCTGAAAAAATAAGTTCAGCTGCTGCTGAATGTCTGAATCTGCTATAGATCCATGTAGTTGAGTTGCAGTCAGAAAGAGAAAGAGCATTATTACAGGGCAGACGGACATTTTCACCAGAACTGATGAACACATGAGCATCATCCACTCCACTGGTACCTGAAACACAGTATATCTGAGTGATCATTATGatctatattaataaatgaaagTTCATAAACCCCTGTGACAGCAGGACATCCTCAGTGTCAGTGATTGCGAAACAGTATTTGCAAACGTGACAGTGACTCTGAGAACATGAATGTCAGGAAGAATAAAGCATGTTCAAACTAACTCATTCACAGACTCCATGACACACCAGctctattaaacatttttatgaatgtatatttatatttaactcTTTCCCACTAGATTAAAGAGCATGCAGAATGTGTTTACCTGTGAGAAGTAAGCAGAGAATGATCAGTCCCAGCAGACACAAATCACACTTATCAGACATTTTTTGTTTCTGTCAGTCTCCCTTGTTTAATATTAGCCCCTCAGGAAAAAATGGTTCAGCAACACCTTGACTTCATGTGTAGAGACTCATAAAGTCTAGCATGAGCGTCCAGATCCTCAACAGCTTCTGCATTTTGCTGAGACCAACACAGAATTCAATAATGAAGAAATCCGCTAAAGAGAGAAGAGAAACTACCATCATCAGTCTAAACTGGGTTCAGAGATGATCACTGCTCAATTTGGTTAAACTGAGTTCTGAGTAAACATGAGTAATGTttccaaaactcaactgtgagaTCACAGTTCTGAAAACACTATATAAAACATGTAATGTCACAATAAAAGCACAGTCCACAAACCCTGCTTACTAAGCACCAGGTTAAGGCAAACGGTTGGAGTTTCCTGGAAAGCAGCAGGAAACTGCCAAACTAGATCGGTTTTCAGACACAATTGGAGAATGAAAGACTTTGACACCTgctaaatgattttaaaaaataaaacaaaaacatgcttACCCCTTCGATAGGCAGTTGTGAACACACATCAATGTTCAAGAGACCcaacccacatggaaaaaacctatataaacatatatgtttcaatataggttttgatataggttttacatatatgtgacatatataaaattggccgttttcctatattatatgtacatatatgtacatatatgcacacatatatgtacacataatataggaaaacggccaattttatatatgtcacatatattaaaaacctatatcaaacctatattgaaacatatatgtttatataggttttttccatgtgggtaatcaaagacagactgcgaaaaatcttgccatcaggtcctcactttattctgtataacacaaatggcaatatatgaggacttgtgcagcatacaaacagcatgcggcagcaacgcacaacgctgagaaagagagatattaaaagtaacttaagtaaagaaaaataatcaacgaaacatctgaatgtacatcacagaggggttttggattacaatcatacaaatatatcatgtgaattcagctgttacatgaaacatggccttaattgaatcaccgcaaaaactttgtgcgacctaccgctgtgatgtctcatgcagactgggaagcagcaaagtgcgtcaacaccccaagtcagcatggcggcaggaaaccccaaatatggtcatggcaagtggaatcacaaaataattgtctaaatacataactgctacattcgcacatacataagttcttgcataatttttttcgttaattcttagtttttgc includes the following:
- the LOC125280355 gene encoding uncharacterized protein LOC125280355 isoform X3 — protein: MSDKCDLCLLGLIILCLLLTGTSGVDDAHVFISSGENVRLPCNNALSLSDCNSTTWIYSRFRHSAAAELIFSGIKNKVTESHERLSLGSDCSLNITNVPKEDSGSYSCRQYVNDKQQGTDARVYLHVLHVSSSSSSQTEIRPGRSVTLSCQLYARLSCDDLVHSEGLQLLWVNQAGVDLKTDSRYQISSDHCIITLTTTLLNEDDNREWRCQLTLRNQVKTSARYTVKYSGMNHLNKHNFLTAQDDSTTAVIPVQITNSQDSSTINTPETKDLASETEVSVTAGSLYRVIVIIVEMAVFAAATVILLQIICARRAGRKDSQHPEEIEMPTILQ
- the LOC125280355 gene encoding uncharacterized protein LOC125280355 isoform X2 — translated: MSDKCDLCLLGLIILCLLLTGTSGVDDAHVFISSGENVRLPCNNALSLSDCNSTTWIYSRFRHSAAAELIFSGIKNKVTESHERLSLGSDCSLNITNVPKEDSGSYSCRQYVNDKQQGTDARVYLHVLHVSSSSSSQTEIRPGRSVTLSCQLYARLSCDDLVHSEGLQLLWVNQAGVDLKTDSRYQISSDHCIITLTTTLLNEDDNREWRCQLTLRNQVKTSARYTVKYSGMNHLNKHNFLTAQDDSTTAVIPVQITNSQDSSTINTPETKDLASETEVSVTAGSLYRVIVIIVEMAVFAAATVILLQIICARRAGRKDSQHPEEIEMPTILQ
- the LOC125280355 gene encoding uncharacterized protein LOC125280355 isoform X5, whose translation is MSDKCDLCLLGLIILCLLLTGTSGVDDAHVFISSGENVRLPCNNALSLSDCNSTTWIYSRFRHSAAAELIFSGIKNKVTESHERLSLGSDCSLNITNVPKEDSGSYSCRQYVNDKQQGTDARVYLHVLHVSSSSSSQTEIRPGRSVTLSCQLYARLSCDDLVHSEGLQLLWVNQAGVDLKTDSRYQISSDHCIITLTTTLLNEDDNREWRCQLTLRNQVKTSARYTVKYSAQDDSTTAVIPVQITNSQDSSTINTPETKDLASETEVSVTAGSLYRVIVIIVEMAVFAAATVILLQIICARRAGRKDSQHPEEIEMPTILQ
- the LOC125280355 gene encoding uncharacterized protein LOC125280355 isoform X6, whose protein sequence is MSDKCDLCLLGLIILCLLLTGTSGVDDAHVFISSGENVRLPWIKNKVTESHERLSLGSDCSLNITNVPKEDSGSYSCRQYVNDKQQGTDARVYLHVLHVSSSSSSQTEIRPGRSVTLSCQLYARLSCDDLVHSEGLQLLWVNQAGVDLKTDSRYQISSDHCIITLTTTLLNEDDNREWRCQLTLRNQVKTSARYTVKYSGMNHLNKHNFLTAQDDSTTAVIPVQITNSQDSSTINTPETKDLASETEVSVTAGSLYRVIVIIVEMAVFAAATVILLQIICARRAGRKDSQHPEEIEMPTILQ
- the LOC125280355 gene encoding uncharacterized protein LOC125280355 isoform X7, whose product is MSDKCDLCLLGLIILCLLLTGTSGVDDAHVFISSGENVRLPWIKNKVTESHERLSLGSDCSLNITNVPKEDSGSYSCRQYVNDKQQGTDARVYLHVLHVSSSSSSQTEIRPGRSVTLSCQLYARLSCDDLVHSEGLQLLWVNQAGVDLKTDSRYQISSDHCIITLTTTLLNEDDNREWRCQLTLRNQVKTSARYTVKYSGMNHLNKHNFLTAQDDSTTAVIPVQITNSQDSSTINTPETKDLASETEVSVTAGSLYRVIVIIVEMAVFAAATVILLQIICARRAGRKDSQHPEEIEMPTILQ